A stretch of DNA from Methylobacterium sp. CB376:
GACGATGGGCGCGAAGGCCACCACCATGATGCCGTCGTTGAGCGCCACCTGGCTCAGCGTGAAGTGCGGCTCGCCCCGCGTGAGGTTCGACCACACGAACACCATCGCGGTGCAGGGCGCCGCGGCCAGGATGATCAGCCCGGCGACGTAGCCGTCGATCTGGTCGGCCGGCAGCAGCGGCCGGAACAGGTGGCCGATGAACAGCCAGCCCAGCGCCGCCATCGAGAACGGCTTCACGGCCCAGTTGACCAGGAGCGTCACGCCGATGCCGCGCCAGTGCCGCCCGACGTGGCGCAGCGCGGCGAAGTCGATCTTGAGCAGCATGGGCACGACCATGAGCCAGATCAGCCCCGCCACCGGCAGGTTGACCTTGGCGATCTCGGCCGCGCCGACGGCGCGGAAGACGCCCGGCACGGCGTGGCCGAGCGCGACGCCGACGACGATGCAGAGGGCGACCCAGAGGGTCAGGTAGCGTTCGAAGGTGCCCACGGTGTCCTCAGGCGGTGGCGACGCGGCGGCCGCTCTCGTCGACGACGCGCTCGCCGTCCTCCTTCACGAACTCGCCCTGCTGCGCCGGCAGCAGGTCCAGCACCGCCTCGGAGGGGCGGCACAGGCGCACGCCCAGGGGAGACACGACGATCGGCCGGTTGAGCAGGATCGGGTGCGCGGCGATCGCGTCGAGGAGCTGGTCCTCGCTCAGCGACGGGTCGCCGAGCCCGAGCTCCGCGTAGGGCGTGCCCTTCTCCCGCAGCAGGTCGCGCACGGTGACGCCGGCGCGCCGGGCGAGGGCGCGCACCATGGCGCGGCTCGGCGGCGTCTTCAGGGACTCGACGACGTGCGGCTCGATGCCGGCGTTGC
This window harbors:
- the arsC gene encoding arsenate reductase (glutaredoxin) (This arsenate reductase requires both glutathione and glutaredoxin to convert arsenate to arsenite, after which the efflux transporter formed by ArsA and ArsB can extrude the arsenite from the cell, providing resistance.), which encodes MDVVIYHNPACGTSRNALAMIRNAGIEPHVVESLKTPPSRAMVRALARRAGVTVRDLLREKGTPYAELGLGDPSLSEDQLLDAIAAHPILLNRPIVVSPLGVRLCRPSEAVLDLLPAQQGEFVKEDGERVVDESGRRVATA